In the uncultured Methanobacterium sp. genome, one interval contains:
- the pdxS gene encoding pyridoxal 5'-phosphate synthase lyase subunit PdxS yields the protein MLHGTEVLKKGFAKMTKGGVIMDVVNAEQAAIAEEAGAVSVMALEKVPADIRASGGVARMADPSKVLEIIDAVSIPVMAKARIGHFVEAQVLETLGVDMIDESEVLTPADEKYHIDKKQFTIPFVCGARNLGEALRRIDEGAAMIRTKGEAGTGNVVEAVRHMRVIQGTIRELANKNEEELWSVARELEAPLTLVKETQKQGRVPVVNFAAGGIATPADAALMMQLGSDGVFVGSGIFKSEKPELVANAIVEATHNFKNAEVIAEVSRDLGSAMPGLEISEIPENERLQERGW from the coding sequence ATGTTACATGGAACTGAAGTACTGAAAAAAGGTTTCGCCAAAATGACCAAAGGCGGAGTTATTATGGATGTTGTTAACGCTGAACAGGCTGCCATTGCCGAAGAAGCAGGTGCAGTATCAGTTATGGCTTTGGAAAAAGTTCCTGCAGATATCAGGGCTTCTGGTGGAGTGGCCCGGATGGCAGATCCTTCCAAAGTCCTGGAAATCATCGATGCAGTGAGCATACCAGTGATGGCCAAGGCCAGAATCGGCCACTTTGTGGAAGCACAGGTCCTGGAAACCCTAGGAGTGGACATGATCGACGAAAGTGAAGTCTTAACACCAGCCGATGAAAAATACCACATAGACAAAAAACAGTTCACCATACCATTTGTATGCGGAGCCCGGAACCTGGGTGAAGCACTCCGGAGGATTGATGAAGGTGCAGCCATGATCCGGACCAAAGGAGAAGCAGGAACCGGTAACGTGGTCGAAGCTGTGAGGCACATGAGGGTAATCCAAGGAACCATCCGCGAACTTGCGAATAAAAACGAAGAAGAACTGTGGAGTGTTGCCCGGGAACTGGAAGCACCTCTTACACTAGTTAAAGAGACACAAAAACAGGGTAGAGTACCAGTCGTCAACTTCGCAGCCGGTGGAATAGCCACCCCAGCCGATGCAGCCCTCATGATGCAGCTCGGGTCTGACGGAGTATTCGTGGGCAGTGGTATTTTCAAATCAGAAAAACCAGAATTAGTGGCCAATGCCATTGTAGAAGCCACTCACAACTTTAAAAACGCTGAAGTCATTGCCGAAGTCAGCCGAGACCTGGGAAGTGCCATGCCTGGACTGGAAATAAGCGAAATACCAGAAAATGAAAGGTTACAAGAAAGGGGTTGGTAA
- a CDS encoding MFS transporter, whose amino-acid sequence MGYLICGKCKSYYKLQSGDSAKDFVDSCDCGGKLRYVENLDIVDPSWKQVSISKKSTKSEIIRNKMQSVFSLRNFNLKTRLIQFWYNLKTPFVQFWNNYRNRIRNNPNWNNNYNTNYGNTQYGREPGLIGLINSIKNELNFRNIRWTLVIPVALVITMLLTFTQGIFTLLVLILLMAMGYLFRDQIIGTKNAVVTGAIAFFLGSLLTGAFLYLIPWTILGAINGAVCGWIGGYLKTKISS is encoded by the coding sequence ATGGGTTATTTAATCTGTGGTAAATGTAAAAGCTACTATAAACTCCAATCCGGTGATTCTGCAAAAGATTTTGTTGATTCCTGTGATTGTGGTGGTAAACTGAGATACGTTGAAAATTTGGATATTGTTGATCCCAGTTGGAAACAGGTCTCAATCTCGAAAAAGAGTACAAAAAGTGAAATTATACGAAACAAGATGCAATCTGTTTTTTCGCTACGAAATTTCAATTTAAAAACCCGTTTAATTCAATTTTGGTATAATTTAAAAACTCCTTTTGTTCAATTTTGGAATAACTACCGAAACCGCATTCGCAATAACCCGAACTGGAATAATAATTATAACACCAATTATGGCAATACCCAGTATGGTAGAGAACCTGGCCTCATAGGTCTTATAAATTCCATAAAAAATGAGCTGAATTTCCGTAATATTCGATGGACGCTAGTAATACCTGTAGCACTGGTAATAACTATGTTATTAACCTTTACTCAGGGTATTTTCACTCTGTTAGTTCTTATACTGTTAATGGCGATGGGGTATTTGTTCAGGGACCAAATTATTGGAACTAAAAATGCGGTGGTTACTGGTGCTATTGCATTCTTTTTAGGAAGTCTCCTTACTGGTGCATTTCTTTATTTAATACCATGGACTATATTAGGGGCCATTAATGGTGCTGTTTGTGGATGGATTGGGGGATATTTAAAAACAAAAATATCATCGTAA
- a CDS encoding MDR family MFS transporter: MSLNQDENYTINKIKPSKSTTNRILILLLIGGFMSMLNETALNIAFPHIMTQFNISAGTVQWLTTVYVYVSGIIFLISAFLIERFSTRKLFTASMGFLIAGTIVACFSTSFPVLFAGRVIQAIGTGILVPLIFNTVLILIPPEKRGATMGMVTLVVMFAPTIAPVIMGFLMGYVDWHWFFVMVLVFFVAIAIAGIAFLKNVTEVGRPKLDFLSVILAAIGFGGVVISLSGMGDNGLSPNVTIPLIVGMISLILFAIRQLTMKDPMLNLRTFKYPSFTIGIVITMINVMIIFAMVVIMPIYLQSALGVTSFIASLILLPGSILNSILSLVSGRIYDGHGPKIVISSGLAIMCISMVMLSFLSASTLLMVIVLILVCFFIGTSLVMAPNQTHTLGTLPPKYYASGSAIMTALQQMGGAIGSALFVSFMSFGQNNYLQNLTNPTAAQQVQALVSGVDFAYVIAAAVLGVVFILSLFLKREHPHVN, translated from the coding sequence ATGTCACTAAATCAAGATGAAAACTACACTATTAATAAAATTAAACCCAGTAAAAGTACCACCAACCGAATCTTAATTCTGCTGTTGATTGGTGGATTCATGTCAATGCTTAATGAAACTGCTTTGAACATTGCATTTCCACATATAATGACACAGTTTAATATTTCCGCTGGAACTGTGCAGTGGTTAACCACAGTTTATGTTTATGTTTCGGGCATTATATTTCTTATCAGTGCCTTTCTTATAGAGCGTTTTTCCACCAGAAAATTATTCACAGCTTCAATGGGATTTTTAATTGCAGGAACAATTGTGGCCTGTTTTTCCACAAGCTTTCCAGTTCTGTTTGCTGGACGGGTTATACAGGCAATTGGAACCGGTATACTGGTACCCCTTATATTTAACACCGTGCTTATTTTAATCCCCCCTGAAAAAAGAGGCGCAACCATGGGAATGGTGACGCTGGTGGTAATGTTCGCCCCGACAATAGCACCGGTTATTATGGGGTTTCTTATGGGATATGTGGATTGGCACTGGTTTTTTGTAATGGTACTGGTCTTTTTTGTAGCCATAGCAATTGCAGGAATAGCATTCTTAAAGAATGTAACAGAAGTAGGTCGTCCTAAACTAGATTTTTTATCGGTCATACTTGCTGCAATTGGGTTTGGAGGAGTTGTAATTAGTTTAAGTGGTATGGGAGATAATGGATTAAGTCCAAACGTGACCATCCCCTTAATTGTGGGTATGATTAGCCTAATACTATTTGCAATACGCCAGTTAACCATGAAAGACCCTATGTTGAACCTGCGCACGTTTAAATATCCTTCATTCACCATAGGGATTGTAATTACCATGATAAATGTAATGATAATATTTGCAATGGTGGTTATAATGCCCATCTACTTGCAGAGTGCCCTTGGAGTTACATCATTTATTGCCAGTCTCATCCTACTACCTGGAAGTATTTTGAATAGTATTTTATCGCTTGTTTCAGGTCGTATCTACGATGGGCATGGTCCTAAGATTGTGATCAGCTCGGGTCTTGCTATCATGTGTATTTCCATGGTGATGCTTTCATTTCTTTCAGCATCAACACTCCTCATGGTAATTGTACTAATACTGGTTTGTTTTTTCATAGGAACCAGCCTGGTAATGGCACCCAACCAGACACACACACTGGGAACTCTGCCTCCCAAGTACTATGCTTCAGGTTCTGCTATAATGACTGCTCTACAGCAGATGGGTGGTGCAATAGGTTCTGCTCTATTTGTAAGCTTCATGTCCTTCGGTCAGAATAACTACCTTCAGAATCTGACCAATCCAACTGCTGCACAACAGGTCCAGGCACTGGTATCTGGTGTGGATTTTGCATATGTAATAGCTGCAGCAGTGCTAGGAGTGGTTTTTATTCTATCACTATTCCTAAAACGTGAACACCCCCACGTAAACTAG
- a CDS encoding TetR/AcrR family transcriptional regulator gives MDEEISTRDRIINAATRLFQLQGYHATGLNQILMESNAPKGSLYYYFPKGKEELALECINLTNVFVEKTIRDGLAEIDDPVKSIKKSIEKIVDNSNSEKDEKHSIKSTKKVSVNLIALETYATNETLRKACESAYNAWQNVYTEKLVEGGFNQETAEILGMVIQSMVEGAIIMSLTTNSDAPIYRIAEQIPIVLKH, from the coding sequence ATGGATGAAGAAATAAGTACAAGGGACAGGATTATTAACGCTGCTACACGTCTTTTCCAGCTACAGGGTTATCACGCCACCGGTTTAAATCAGATTTTAATGGAAAGTAATGCTCCTAAAGGTTCTTTGTATTATTATTTTCCCAAGGGCAAAGAAGAACTTGCTTTAGAATGCATAAATCTGACCAATGTCTTTGTTGAAAAAACAATAAGGGATGGGCTGGCAGAAATTGATGATCCTGTCAAATCCATTAAAAAATCCATTGAAAAGATTGTAGACAATTCAAATTCTGAAAAAGACGAGAAACATTCCATTAAAAGTACTAAAAAAGTTTCTGTTAATTTAATTGCATTGGAAACATACGCAACCAATGAAACATTAAGAAAAGCATGTGAATCTGCTTACAATGCATGGCAAAATGTTTACACTGAGAAGTTGGTGGAGGGTGGTTTCAACCAGGAAACGGCTGAGATTTTGGGAATGGTTATTCAATCCATGGTTGAAGGGGCTATAATCATGTCTTTAACCACCAATAGTGATGCACCTATCTATAGAATTGCCGAACAGATTCCCATTGTACTAAAACATTGA